One Faecalispora anaeroviscerum genomic window carries:
- the csrA gene encoding carbon storage regulator CsrA, whose protein sequence is MLVISRKVSESILIGDNIEIHISEISGDRVKLAINAPKEVRITRKELLETASLNREAGERPQAQTLAELKDLLKQK, encoded by the coding sequence TTGCTGGTAATTAGCAGAAAAGTATCGGAATCCATCCTCATCGGCGACAATATTGAAATTCATATTTCAGAAATCAGCGGCGACCGGGTGAAATTGGCGATCAATGCGCCGAAAGAGGTTCGCATTACCCGAAAAGAGCTGCTGGAAACCGCTTCCTTAAACCGTGAGGCGGGTGAGCGCCCTCAGGCCCAGACTTTGGCTGAGCTGAAGGATCTTTTAAAACAAAAATAA
- the fliW gene encoding flagellar assembly protein FliW, with amino-acid sequence MENLESRNIITFPEGLLGFEEIHEYLLFHEDEDNVLWSLTAANDSQIPSFIVMDPFTLSEAYNPSLSRKDLEVLGDPRPEDLCFLVITVIRSPLSDSVVNLKAPIVINIHNQQAKQVILEDAEYPLRYRLFADR; translated from the coding sequence ATGGAAAATCTGGAATCCCGCAATATCATTACTTTTCCAGAGGGCCTTTTGGGCTTTGAGGAAATTCATGAATATCTTTTGTTCCATGAGGATGAAGACAATGTTCTGTGGAGCCTGACGGCCGCCAACGACAGCCAGATTCCATCGTTTATTGTCATGGACCCCTTCACGCTCAGTGAAGCGTATAATCCGAGCCTTTCCCGAAAGGATTTGGAAGTGCTGGGCGACCCTCGGCCGGAGGACTTGTGCTTTTTGGTAATTACAGTGATTCGTTCTCCCCTTTCAGATTCCGTGGTGAACCTGAAAGCCCCGATCGTGATCAACATCCACAATCAGCAGGCAAAGCAGGTGATCCTAGAGGATGCGGAGTATCCTCTGCGCTACCGGCTTTTTGCCGACCGCTAA
- the flgL gene encoding flagellar hook-associated protein FlgL, with protein MRITMGMIAGQYSKNLNTSLSNFNAAAQKATTYRSFDKTSENPFAATKLYRLRREQAENETYQDSLGDVDSQLMTAQSAMQSVYSIVSSAESGDVIQAITGTMSKSDRTIIADKMRQMQQAFLSPLNTKFAEKYVFGGTEMSEAPFSVNDDGALLYRGINVNTGKLENGPAANFNGTLIELNLDGSTLKDSAGNAIASVEGDTVTTVDGFVLKVKGTTASTDPTKISVSTANKMITIETDLSKVKTNQDLLNLIKGYQDIDFSNIRITGDMNRSVSIPNGAGGYQEIVSSSLTSSIGQDGLASLANEEVLVNLGMGLKTTAGNGSTTINSQSAFNSAIPGLSFMGYGQDSNGVSSNLYTLMGQIADQLKSDDFSMDNIQPYLDQFGKQGDALLGKITESGSKSNFLTTMKSNLESMGDALLERSQDIEYVDPGDAIMDYYMQQYAYNAALSMGTKILSKSFIDYMT; from the coding sequence ATGAGAATTACAATGGGCATGATTGCCGGACAATATTCGAAAAATTTGAATACCTCGCTGAGTAACTTCAACGCAGCGGCCCAAAAAGCGACCACATACCGCAGCTTTGATAAAACTTCCGAGAATCCGTTTGCCGCGACAAAGCTTTACCGGCTGCGCCGGGAACAGGCTGAAAACGAAACCTATCAGGATTCTTTGGGCGATGTAGACAGTCAGCTAATGACGGCTCAGAGCGCGATGCAGTCTGTTTACAGCATCGTCAGCAGTGCGGAAAGCGGCGACGTCATTCAGGCCATCACCGGCACGATGTCGAAAAGTGACCGCACGATCATCGCCGATAAAATGCGCCAGATGCAGCAGGCGTTCCTCTCCCCCCTCAATACAAAGTTTGCAGAAAAATATGTATTCGGTGGCACTGAAATGTCCGAGGCACCTTTTTCCGTTAACGATGATGGAGCCCTGTTATACCGCGGAATTAATGTAAATACCGGCAAGCTGGAGAATGGCCCTGCGGCTAATTTTAACGGGACGCTGATTGAACTGAATCTGGATGGCAGCACGCTAAAGGATTCTGCCGGCAATGCGATTGCTTCGGTAGAAGGCGATACTGTTACAACGGTAGATGGTTTTGTCTTAAAAGTAAAAGGTACAACCGCTTCTACCGATCCCACTAAAATTTCCGTTTCCACCGCAAATAAAATGATTACGATCGAAACCGATCTTTCCAAAGTGAAAACAAATCAGGATTTGTTAAACCTGATTAAAGGATATCAGGATATTGATTTCTCTAATATTCGTATTACGGGCGATATGAACCGTTCCGTTTCCATTCCAAATGGTGCCGGAGGCTATCAGGAGATCGTTTCCTCCTCTCTGACCAGCTCCATCGGTCAGGACGGGCTTGCCTCCCTTGCAAACGAAGAGGTACTCGTCAATCTGGGAATGGGTCTGAAAACCACCGCTGGAAACGGCAGCACCACAATCAACTCACAGAGTGCGTTTAATTCAGCGATTCCCGGCCTTTCTTTTATGGGGTATGGGCAGGATAGTAACGGGGTTTCCAGCAATCTGTACACTTTGATGGGTCAGATTGCGGATCAGTTGAAAAGCGACGATTTTTCCATGGACAACATTCAGCCTTATCTCGACCAGTTTGGTAAGCAGGGAGATGCTCTGCTTGGGAAAATTACGGAATCCGGTTCCAAATCGAACTTCTTAACCACAATGAAATCAAACCTAGAATCAATGGGTGATGCCTTGCTGGAGCGCTCGCAGGACATTGAGTATGTAGACCCGGGTGACGCCATTATGGATTACTACATGCAGCAGTATGCCTATAACGCGGCTCTCTCGATGGGTACAAAAATACTGAGTAAATCATTTATTGACTATATGACCTGA
- the flgK gene encoding flagellar hook-associated protein FlgK: MASSFSSYYVARSGIQNAQYNLRITGQNMSNVNTTGYTRQRLDSYAVASSGNNMRYANAADLAIGGGVESSGVSQLRDPYLDVRYRLESGKVSKSGTEVNTLSSVEDIFDEISTDGINSQITDLIKQLNTLAGSPSDTNLETIVKNSSLLLTQAFHNAAEQLSQVRKQETDSFLSSGVDQANSLLQNIAELNKEIKSCDISQVPALELRDQRNSLLDQLSQQFNIRISSSSVSIGAGRTVEEMQVNLVSGNSSVPLINNDQYVQFEAAQNEDKIEYSGDGADGNSYVYKTKNLNVSVHMRDFNGEMIENTDGTTHVFNDDLTTGVFGGYLSMLNDSGEFDAHSGGTIQMGSPSVDVTTDALPTTTRGIGYYEKIVDKLAQDLAKTMNDVNAVTTTITDPNDSTKTTTTTVAKPLFSSSDGTGTAITAANISISDEWSKATGNYITATKDETLEGVDNSKSGKNILYMVLQFSKEKTFSTDDGISLFTTSPSSYVSKVSTTLGLDIKTATSANKTYTSNLNNISTQKASISAVDLNEEGINLVMYNQALTASSRFMTTMDEAMDTIINNMGVVGR, from the coding sequence ATGGCGTCTAGCTTTTCTTCTTACTATGTGGCACGAAGCGGTATCCAAAATGCACAGTACAACCTGCGGATTACCGGACAAAATATGTCTAACGTAAACACTACCGGTTACACCCGGCAGCGTTTGGATTCTTATGCGGTCGCTTCTTCCGGCAACAACATGCGGTATGCCAACGCAGCAGATCTGGCGATTGGCGGAGGCGTAGAGTCCAGCGGCGTTTCTCAGCTGCGCGACCCCTATTTGGATGTGCGTTATCGTCTGGAAAGCGGAAAGGTTTCGAAATCCGGCACGGAAGTAAACACACTGAGCAGCGTGGAAGATATTTTTGATGAGATCAGTACAGACGGTATTAACAGCCAGATCACTGATTTAATTAAGCAGCTGAATACTTTGGCCGGTTCTCCCTCCGACACCAACCTCGAAACCATTGTGAAAAACTCTTCCCTTCTGCTGACGCAGGCGTTTCACAATGCCGCCGAGCAGCTGTCACAGGTGCGCAAGCAGGAGACAGATTCCTTTTTAAGCTCCGGCGTCGACCAAGCCAACAGTCTGTTGCAGAATATTGCCGAGCTGAACAAGGAAATTAAAAGCTGCGACATTTCTCAGGTTCCGGCTCTCGAGCTGCGCGATCAGCGCAACAGCTTACTGGATCAGCTTAGTCAACAGTTCAACATTCGGATTTCGAGTTCCTCCGTTTCGATTGGCGCTGGACGAACTGTGGAAGAAATGCAGGTAAATCTTGTCAGCGGAAACTCCAGTGTTCCGCTCATCAACAACGACCAGTACGTTCAGTTTGAGGCTGCTCAGAATGAGGATAAGATTGAATATTCCGGAGATGGTGCCGACGGAAACTCTTATGTATATAAGACAAAGAACCTGAATGTTTCCGTACATATGCGGGACTTTAACGGTGAGATGATAGAAAATACCGATGGCACAACTCATGTTTTTAATGACGATCTGACCACCGGCGTTTTCGGCGGATACCTTTCCATGCTGAATGACAGCGGTGAATTCGACGCCCATTCAGGCGGCACGATCCAAATGGGCAGTCCGTCTGTAGACGTAACCACAGATGCCTTGCCGACTACTACCCGCGGAATCGGCTACTATGAAAAGATTGTAGACAAGCTCGCACAGGATCTGGCCAAAACCATGAACGACGTCAACGCGGTCACTACGACCATCACCGACCCGAACGATTCCACAAAGACGACCACCACCACAGTTGCAAAGCCTTTGTTCTCCTCCAGCGACGGCACGGGAACAGCCATCACCGCGGCAAATATTTCGATTTCTGACGAATGGAGCAAAGCGACGGGAAACTACATCACGGCCACAAAGGATGAGACGTTGGAAGGTGTTGACAACTCCAAGAGCGGAAAAAACATTCTGTACATGGTGCTTCAATTCTCCAAGGAAAAGACATTTTCTACCGATGATGGGATTTCACTGTTTACCACTTCCCCGAGTTCCTATGTATCGAAGGTGTCCACTACCCTTGGTCTCGATATTAAAACCGCTACCAGCGCGAACAAAACATATACATCAAATCTAAATAACATCAGTACCCAAAAAGCTTCGATTTCTGCTGTGGATTTGAACGAAGAAGGGATTAACCTGGTGATGTACAATCAGGCCCTTACGGCTTCCTCTCGATTTATGACAACAATGGACGAAGCAATGGACACCATCATCAACAACATGGGTGTTGTTGGCCGCTGA
- a CDS encoding flagellar protein FlgN yields the protein MDRALSEEFVDFLSRYLVLFQEFFALETQKYQDISQGQIDKLNDHVKAEEVFMLKSRGMEAERERLMQRTQVSVSTFRELLPHFDPDVRKQGEELFDDFSAMIMELKEINLRCNYLTELRLRRVDAALKKIKKQPELQKKYDAKAREESNSTGFISKKV from the coding sequence ATGGATCGGGCATTATCGGAAGAATTCGTTGACTTTCTAAGCCGTTATCTGGTGCTTTTTCAGGAGTTTTTCGCTTTGGAAACGCAAAAATACCAGGACATTTCTCAGGGGCAGATCGACAAGCTGAACGATCATGTGAAAGCAGAAGAAGTGTTTATGCTGAAATCCAGAGGGATGGAAGCTGAGCGTGAACGGCTGATGCAGCGGACTCAGGTTTCAGTGTCTACCTTCCGCGAGCTTCTTCCCCACTTTGATCCCGACGTGCGGAAGCAGGGCGAAGAATTGTTCGACGACTTCTCCGCCATGATTATGGAGCTGAAGGAAATAAATCTGCGCTGCAACTACCTGACTGAGCTGAGGCTGCGACGAGTGGATGCGGCGCTGAAGAAAATAAAAAAACAGCCTGAACTGCAAAAAAAATATGATGCAAAGGCCAGGGAAGAATCGAATTCTACCGGCTTTATTTCAAAAAAAGTATAA
- a CDS encoding flagellar biosynthesis anti-sigma factor FlgM, which yields MMRIENQGYVSNTANSGYVNKMAQNSELNRQQTNGAKLDKISASSRRDTIEISQRSQAERPTLVQAKEQIVTSLHQEKSAEYLEELKSRIASGDYKVDSYELAGLLLDQNV from the coding sequence ATGATGAGAATTGAGAATCAAGGATACGTGTCAAATACGGCTAACAGCGGCTATGTGAATAAAATGGCACAAAACAGCGAGCTGAACCGCCAGCAAACTAACGGAGCAAAGCTGGATAAAATCTCTGCTTCGTCCAGACGCGACACCATTGAAATTTCTCAGCGCTCTCAGGCGGAGCGCCCCACTCTTGTACAGGCCAAGGAGCAAATTGTTACTAGCCTGCATCAGGAAAAAAGCGCAGAGTATCTGGAAGAACTGAAATCCAGGATTGCGTCTGGAGACTATAAAGTAGACTCTTACGAGTTGGCCGGTCTTTTGCTGGATCAGAATGTCTGA
- the flgB gene encoding flagellar basal body rod protein FlgB encodes MDWLNSVPINLLTKDLDGLWLRQQAISGNLANWETPGYKSKEVSFEEELQKSLSSQSEQKKSEMLHAIDDTQPQVTVSQALSQRMDGNNVDVVQQNTEIARTQFNYMYSMRELSDYFSRLRYVITDGKG; translated from the coding sequence ATGGATTGGCTGAATAGTGTTCCAATAAATCTTCTAACTAAAGATTTGGACGGGCTTTGGCTGCGGCAGCAGGCAATTTCCGGTAATCTGGCGAATTGGGAAACCCCCGGCTATAAAAGCAAGGAGGTAAGCTTTGAAGAAGAACTGCAGAAGAGCCTTTCTTCCCAATCAGAGCAAAAAAAATCGGAGATGCTGCACGCGATTGATGATACACAGCCGCAGGTAACGGTTTCACAGGCTTTATCTCAGCGAATGGATGGCAACAATGTGGACGTGGTTCAGCAGAATACCGAAATAGCCAGAACACAGTTTAATTACATGTATTCGATGCGGGAACTTTCTGATTATTTTTCGCGGCTGCGTTATGTAATTACAGACGGTAAGGGCTAA
- the flgC gene encoding flagellar basal body rod protein FlgC, giving the protein MAFLSSLDISASALTAEQFRMDVISENMANASTTRTENGGPYRRKLVVLQTQGEDQSRFHRIFQSQLQQRAGQGVQVAQVAEDTSDLTPVYDPTNPDANAEGYVMMPNVDPAKETVDMMAATRAYEANLTMFNAVKNMAAKALEMGR; this is encoded by the coding sequence TTGGCTTTTTTAAGTTCTTTGGATATCAGTGCGTCTGCTTTGACGGCGGAACAGTTCAGAATGGACGTTATATCGGAAAATATGGCGAATGCGTCAACTACACGTACGGAAAACGGCGGACCGTATCGCAGAAAGCTGGTTGTACTGCAGACGCAGGGAGAAGATCAGTCCCGTTTTCACCGCATTTTTCAAAGCCAGCTTCAGCAGCGGGCCGGCCAGGGAGTGCAGGTTGCGCAGGTTGCGGAAGATACCAGTGATCTTACGCCGGTGTACGACCCAACAAACCCGGATGCCAACGCTGAAGGCTATGTCATGATGCCGAACGTGGACCCGGCGAAGGAAACCGTGGACATGATGGCGGCTACCCGGGCCTATGAAGCAAATCTGACAATGTTCAATGCTGTGAAAAATATGGCTGCGAAAGCTTTGGAGATGGGGAGATAA
- the fliE gene encoding flagellar hook-basal body complex protein FliE — MMITPIQPIKSLEALDQATTAVDKAQLPFQSLFQDAVNNVKETDQAVQNEVYKLATGQSDNLHNIVIASQKATMSVQLLVQLRNKALDAYNEVMRMSV, encoded by the coding sequence ATGATGATAACACCGATACAGCCGATCAAATCTCTGGAGGCACTTGATCAGGCCACTACGGCCGTGGATAAGGCGCAACTGCCTTTTCAATCTCTGTTTCAGGACGCGGTAAACAATGTGAAGGAAACGGATCAAGCCGTTCAGAATGAGGTGTATAAGCTGGCTACCGGCCAATCTGATAACCTGCATAATATCGTGATCGCATCACAAAAGGCAACTATGTCTGTTCAGCTTTTGGTTCAGCTGAGAAATAAGGCGCTGGACGCTTATAACGAAGTTATGAGAATGAGTGTTTAG
- the fliF gene encoding flagellar basal-body MS-ring/collar protein FliF: MNEQLKKYIEPIKTFWNSQTKKRKIIWISGLAGVVLIAVLAAYLLNRQPFVVLYPGLEHQEAVEVMTELGNRNINYQEKNGTILVPKDEENALRMDLANMGYPKSAPNYDFFTSNTDVMTTDYEKKTIEKYQLNQRLEAVIKTLDGVKNANVTISIPEENSYAWSQDSAKATASVSVTLYGDNSLNSKQVNGIKQLVSKSVPNLTVENVAVIDTSSGEELGSTSDGSSQVDLSQFKRTIEKAYENDVESSVMKVLGPVFGASNVGITAKSVMDVDKKVQEIITYKPSSETGNTGVVGESSQATEQERASSAAGGAAGAETNSDITTYPGVTVDGNTIYAKDQNSYKYLVSQVKEQVQGDAASIKDMTISVVINQEMMNDTQRTQVASLVAHAAAIDPSKVVVYNAPFAEKTTTETASNGLITPEMTRILIFVGIGAAALLLLIVVLLTVSRARKRKMVAAEGEEIPLPEDFYELTPVSGQNPEEVAEVDPEAVAKEKAKKEAEDVLRSKREALEALEKSREVQSGKEQVLRGKLKDFAAQNPEIAAQLIRTWLRGDDFNE; the protein is encoded by the coding sequence ATGAATGAGCAACTAAAAAAATATATTGAACCAATTAAAACTTTTTGGAACAGTCAAACCAAAAAAAGAAAAATTATTTGGATCAGTGGTTTAGCGGGAGTCGTATTGATCGCCGTGCTGGCCGCATATTTACTGAACCGCCAGCCGTTTGTTGTGCTTTACCCAGGGTTGGAGCATCAAGAAGCCGTTGAGGTGATGACTGAGCTTGGGAATCGCAATATCAACTATCAGGAAAAAAACGGCACGATTCTGGTGCCGAAGGATGAGGAAAACGCGCTTCGCATGGATTTGGCGAATATGGGTTATCCGAAATCCGCACCAAATTACGACTTCTTTACTTCGAATACCGATGTGATGACCACGGATTACGAAAAAAAGACGATTGAAAAATATCAGCTGAATCAAAGGCTGGAAGCAGTCATTAAAACACTCGACGGTGTGAAGAATGCCAACGTGACCATCAGTATCCCGGAAGAAAACAGCTATGCTTGGAGTCAGGATTCCGCAAAAGCCACAGCGTCTGTTTCCGTTACTCTGTACGGAGATAATTCGCTCAATTCCAAGCAGGTCAACGGCATCAAGCAGCTGGTTTCCAAAAGCGTACCTAACCTGACCGTGGAAAATGTAGCGGTGATTGATACCTCCAGCGGTGAGGAACTGGGAAGCACCAGCGACGGCAGCAGCCAGGTTGATCTTTCCCAGTTTAAAAGAACCATCGAAAAGGCTTATGAAAACGATGTGGAAAGCAGCGTGATGAAGGTGCTTGGCCCTGTTTTCGGAGCCAGTAATGTTGGAATCACTGCCAAGAGCGTGATGGATGTTGATAAAAAAGTACAGGAGATCATTACCTATAAGCCATCATCAGAAACCGGAAATACAGGCGTGGTCGGCGAATCGTCTCAAGCGACGGAGCAAGAGCGCGCAAGTAGCGCCGCAGGCGGCGCAGCTGGCGCAGAAACCAACTCTGACATTACTACTTATCCCGGTGTAACGGTGGATGGCAACACGATATATGCAAAGGATCAAAATTCGTATAAATATCTGGTCAGCCAAGTAAAAGAGCAGGTCCAAGGGGATGCGGCAAGCATCAAGGACATGACCATTTCGGTCGTTATCAATCAGGAAATGATGAACGATACCCAGCGCACGCAGGTTGCGTCGTTGGTGGCGCATGCCGCCGCAATTGATCCTTCCAAGGTGGTGGTGTACAATGCTCCGTTTGCGGAGAAGACAACCACAGAAACAGCGTCGAATGGGCTGATTACTCCTGAAATGACCCGAATTCTGATCTTTGTCGGAATCGGTGCGGCGGCTCTGCTTCTCCTGATTGTCGTTCTCTTGACAGTTTCAAGGGCTAGAAAGAGAAAAATGGTGGCGGCCGAAGGCGAAGAGATTCCGCTGCCTGAGGACTTCTATGAGCTGACACCGGTAAGCGGTCAGAATCCGGAGGAAGTTGCGGAGGTGGATCCGGAAGCCGTGGCGAAAGAAAAGGCGAAAAAAGAAGCCGAGGATGTGCTTCGGAGTAAAAGAGAAGCTCTGGAAGCTCTGGAAAAATCCCGTGAAGTACAGTCGGGCAAAGAGCAAGTTTTGCGCGGCAAGCTGAAAGATTTTGCTGCTCAAAATCCTGAAATTGCGGCCCAGTTGATTAGAACATGGCTGAGGGGTGATGACTTTAATGAGTGA
- the fliG gene encoding flagellar motor switch protein FliG has translation MSETKLAGPQKAASVIVSIGVENASKIYKYLKEDEVEQLTFEIARLDQLSAQDVEDTLDNFYQVCLTQKVITEGGVEYARNVLEKAYGTQMATSLLERVTRNLRTKVFEFIRKADYKNIIAIIQNEHPQTIALILSYTSADQAASVIGELPKDVRLEVVERIAMMDRTSPEIVKIVEQNLEKKFSSLMSLDFTEIGGVNYIADIMNNMDRANEKYIFDELTRKDAALCEEIRKRMFVFEDITALDDMSIQRFLREVDSKDLVFALKGANKEVAETIFKNMSSRSSESVRSDLEYTHNVRLRDVEEAQQRIVGVIRRLESEGELVIVKGGKDEFIA, from the coding sequence ATGAGTGAGACGAAACTGGCAGGACCTCAGAAAGCCGCATCTGTTATTGTTTCAATCGGCGTTGAAAATGCTTCGAAAATCTATAAATATTTAAAAGAAGACGAGGTAGAGCAGCTCACCTTTGAAATTGCGAGGCTCGACCAGCTTTCCGCTCAGGACGTGGAGGACACGCTAGACAACTTCTATCAGGTCTGCCTGACGCAAAAGGTGATTACGGAAGGCGGCGTGGAATATGCACGCAACGTTCTGGAAAAGGCGTATGGCACACAGATGGCCACTTCTTTGTTGGAGAGGGTTACGCGCAATTTAAGGACAAAGGTTTTTGAATTTATCCGCAAGGCGGACTATAAAAACATCATCGCGATCATTCAGAACGAGCACCCGCAAACAATTGCCCTGATTCTTTCTTATACGAGTGCGGATCAGGCGGCCAGTGTGATTGGGGAACTGCCCAAGGATGTCCGGCTTGAGGTTGTTGAGCGAATCGCGATGATGGACCGAACCTCTCCGGAGATTGTCAAAATTGTGGAACAGAACCTTGAAAAGAAATTCTCCTCGCTTATGTCTTTGGATTTCACCGAAATTGGCGGCGTCAATTACATTGCGGATATCATGAACAATATGGACAGAGCGAACGAGAAGTATATCTTCGACGAGCTGACCCGCAAGGATGCGGCCTTGTGCGAAGAAATCCGCAAGAGGATGTTCGTATTCGAAGACATCACCGCTCTGGACGATATGTCTATTCAGCGCTTTTTGCGCGAGGTGGATTCCAAGGATCTGGTTTTTGCTCTCAAGGGAGCCAACAAAGAGGTGGCAGAAACCATTTTCAAGAATATGTCTTCGCGTTCCAGCGAGAGCGTTCGCTCCGACCTGGAGTATACACACAATGTCAGGCTGCGTGACGTGGAAGAAGCGCAGCAGCGCATTGTTGGTGTTATTCGCCGTTTGGAGAGTGAAGGCGAGTTAGTGATTGTAAAGGGCGGAAAGGATGAGTTTATTGCCTAA
- a CDS encoding FliH/SctL family protein, with amino-acid sequence MSLLPNVIKVTQYTDSRMRAASLSELASSQKHNEAVEVSTVCKNAGQSQEAILQEALEQAKNIMENARSYTMNQLRDSAAQMNEEASRIKAAGFQEGCSRGRTEGFEQGRKEGYARGFEQGLQEGRGAGIRELQEQSDQQHEELARLIEDLEQSKLQILEKFQSGIETLSMQIARKVLHQEISDGIAVPAIVSGVLEEYHDQEWACIHVSPKTAELLQSDSQLMERLQSVSKNLRIVSSASLEDSDCQIDLPDRQLDAGVQTQLKEISYELHL; translated from the coding sequence ATGAGTTTATTGCCTAACGTCATCAAAGTTACGCAGTATACCGATTCTCGTATGCGGGCGGCCAGTCTCTCGGAGCTGGCCTCAAGCCAAAAGCACAATGAGGCGGTAGAGGTTTCCACGGTGTGCAAAAATGCCGGACAGAGTCAGGAAGCCATTTTGCAGGAGGCTTTGGAGCAGGCGAAGAACATCATGGAAAATGCCCGTAGCTATACTATGAATCAACTTCGGGATTCCGCGGCACAAATGAATGAGGAAGCGTCCCGCATCAAAGCCGCGGGGTTTCAGGAGGGCTGTTCCCGGGGCCGCACCGAAGGCTTTGAGCAGGGCCGTAAGGAAGGCTATGCGCGGGGCTTTGAGCAGGGTTTGCAAGAAGGCCGCGGGGCTGGAATCCGCGAGCTGCAAGAGCAATCCGATCAGCAGCACGAGGAGCTTGCTCGTCTGATAGAAGACCTTGAACAGAGCAAATTGCAGATTCTGGAGAAATTTCAGTCGGGGATTGAAACGCTGTCAATGCAGATTGCCCGCAAGGTGCTGCACCAGGAGATCAGCGACGGAATTGCGGTTCCTGCGATTGTTTCCGGCGTTCTGGAGGAATATCACGATCAGGAATGGGCGTGCATTCATGTTTCTCCCAAAACCGCAGAGCTGCTCCAGTCTGATTCTCAGCTGATGGAACGGTTGCAGTCGGTTTCGAAGAATCTGCGCATTGTTTCTTCCGCTTCGCTGGAGGATTCAGATTGCCAGATCGATCTGCCAGACCGTCAGCTGGATGCCGGAGTGCAGACACAGCTCAAAGAAATTTCCTACGAACTTCATTTATAG